One window of Gemmatimonas sp. UBA7669 genomic DNA carries:
- a CDS encoding DNA recombination protein RmuC, which translates to MDIATVTPILVAGLVGAVTAWLWQQQRRIRAEREAREREGALREVVARLEGEAAALSRQGNVGELLAPIRETLSRTDAALTRMGHTQAEVAGKIGERLDAVLRGGEALARETQQLSQALRAPAVRGQWGELQLRRVCELAGMLAYCDFEPTVTVRAGQSVQRPDLVVRLPGDRRLVVDAKAPLTAYLEALNAPDERTRKARMTEHAQQVKSHVQQLSARRYWAQFDDAPDFVVLFLPGEAFFAAALDADPSLLESALEDKVLLATPTTLIALLKAAAYGWRQERVAADAQQVALLGRELHERLAAFDEQLGDVGRHLQRAAQSYNRAVASLDSRVRVSARRLGEHVGVETGEGPAPLPLDQ; encoded by the coding sequence ATGGATATCGCGACCGTCACCCCAATCCTCGTTGCAGGCCTCGTCGGCGCAGTCACCGCATGGCTCTGGCAGCAGCAGCGGCGTATACGAGCGGAGCGCGAGGCCCGCGAGCGGGAAGGTGCGCTGCGCGAGGTCGTGGCCCGACTCGAGGGTGAGGCGGCGGCGCTGAGTCGACAGGGCAATGTGGGGGAGTTGCTGGCCCCCATTCGCGAGACTCTCTCGCGCACCGATGCCGCGCTGACACGAATGGGCCACACGCAGGCGGAAGTGGCGGGCAAGATCGGTGAACGACTGGACGCCGTGTTGCGCGGCGGCGAGGCGCTCGCGCGTGAGACGCAGCAACTTTCCCAGGCCTTGCGTGCGCCCGCAGTGCGCGGGCAGTGGGGCGAACTGCAACTGCGGCGGGTGTGCGAGCTGGCGGGCATGCTGGCCTACTGTGATTTCGAACCGACGGTGACGGTGCGCGCCGGGCAGTCGGTGCAGCGCCCCGATCTGGTGGTGCGCCTGCCGGGTGATCGGCGTTTGGTGGTGGATGCCAAAGCGCCGCTGACCGCCTATCTCGAAGCGCTCAACGCTCCCGACGAACGCACGCGCAAGGCACGCATGACCGAGCACGCGCAGCAGGTGAAGTCACACGTGCAGCAGTTGTCCGCGCGGCGCTACTGGGCGCAGTTCGACGATGCGCCGGATTTTGTGGTGCTCTTTCTGCCGGGTGAGGCCTTCTTTGCTGCGGCGCTGGACGCCGACCCGTCGCTGCTCGAGTCCGCGCTCGAGGACAAGGTGCTGCTGGCCACCCCCACGACACTGATTGCCTTGCTCAAGGCGGCGGCCTACGGCTGGCGGCAGGAGCGTGTGGCCGCCGACGCGCAGCAGGTCGCGCTGCTGGGCCGCGAACTGCACGAGCGACTGGCCGCATTCGACGAACAGCTTGGTGATGTGGGGCGGCATCTGCAACGCGCGGCGCAGTCGTACAATCGCGCGGTGGCCAGTCTCGACAGCCGGGTGCGGGTGAGTGCGCGGCGGCTCGGGGAGCATGTGGGGGTGGAGACGGGGGAGGGGCCGGCTCCATTGCCGCTGGATCAGTGA
- a CDS encoding putative ABC exporter domain-containing protein translates to MSTARTPAPLRAMLFLYWHAFRNRLRAQAARARNPRYLVAVALGAFYLWWALFRNTRGADAPFSTLLQSPTTLLIASALLLITSARWWLFGSDRSALAFTPAEVQFLFPAPISRRGLIHAKLLRMQLAILLNTFVFTVIFRGDATSLVSWQRATGWWLLFSTLAMHRLGASMVRSAAIEHGRAGWRRVLVSGVVFGAMFAGVAFGLITALPELRAASDQGLRAFLRAVSAALEAPVPHAALWPVRVLIAPVLHTGTAVWAREALLAVGVLMLHYTWLVRLDTAFEEAALDHTRYRAEVMQRFRSSQMGEARSKKGKLVKVPRLALTGRPEVAIAWKNVAAALRGGSWKTQLVSFVVGLALLATLARSTSRNAADMFVGVSIGWGAMLLFIGPLWMRFDLRLDLPRLAMLKTMPLAGWRIVTAQIAAVTLLHSITVWSLMVVPLVLLIQDPTLFEATGATIPILAAIAVGVPAFNALMFTIHNGVALLFPAWVRLGTEARGFETMGQNLLTTGATAFVAAVGLVFPVGAALLVLWLTNDWGGWSLLLATTLASLVIALQLWPVLRWLGTVFENTDVNDVAASL, encoded by the coding sequence ATGAGCACTGCACGCACACCGGCCCCGCTGCGGGCCATGCTCTTCCTCTACTGGCACGCGTTCCGCAATCGCCTGCGTGCCCAGGCCGCGCGCGCCCGCAATCCACGTTATCTCGTGGCCGTGGCACTCGGCGCGTTCTATCTCTGGTGGGCGCTGTTCCGCAACACCCGCGGCGCCGACGCGCCCTTCTCCACCCTGCTGCAGTCGCCCACGACGCTGCTCATTGCGAGCGCCCTGCTGCTCATCACCTCGGCACGCTGGTGGCTCTTTGGCAGTGACCGCAGTGCCCTGGCCTTCACACCGGCCGAAGTGCAATTCCTCTTCCCGGCGCCCATCAGCCGCCGCGGACTCATTCACGCCAAGCTGCTGCGCATGCAGCTGGCCATTCTGCTCAACACCTTCGTCTTCACCGTCATCTTTCGCGGCGATGCCACCTCGCTGGTCAGCTGGCAACGCGCCACGGGCTGGTGGCTCCTGTTCTCCACACTCGCCATGCATCGACTGGGCGCGTCCATGGTGCGCAGCGCCGCCATTGAACACGGCCGCGCCGGCTGGCGACGCGTGCTGGTGTCTGGCGTGGTGTTCGGTGCCATGTTTGCCGGTGTCGCCTTTGGCTTGATCACGGCGCTCCCGGAACTGCGCGCCGCCAGTGACCAGGGGCTGCGCGCCTTTCTGCGTGCCGTAAGCGCGGCGCTCGAAGCCCCGGTGCCCCACGCCGCACTCTGGCCGGTGCGTGTGCTCATTGCCCCGGTGCTGCACACCGGCACCGCCGTCTGGGCACGCGAGGCCTTGCTGGCCGTTGGCGTGCTGATGCTGCATTACACCTGGCTCGTGCGTCTCGACACCGCATTCGAGGAAGCCGCCCTCGACCACACGCGCTACCGCGCCGAAGTCATGCAGCGCTTCCGCAGCTCACAAATGGGCGAAGCGCGCTCCAAGAAGGGCAAGCTGGTCAAGGTGCCGCGTCTCGCCCTCACCGGCCGGCCGGAAGTGGCCATTGCATGGAAGAACGTGGCCGCCGCCCTGCGTGGCGGCTCATGGAAGACCCAGCTGGTGAGCTTTGTCGTCGGCCTCGCGCTGCTCGCCACCCTCGCGCGCAGCACCTCACGCAACGCGGCCGACATGTTCGTGGGCGTCTCCATTGGTTGGGGGGCCATGCTGCTCTTCATAGGCCCCCTCTGGATGCGCTTCGACCTGCGTCTCGACCTGCCTCGCCTGGCCATGCTCAAGACCATGCCACTGGCCGGTTGGCGCATCGTCACCGCGCAGATTGCAGCCGTCACCCTGCTGCACTCCATCACCGTGTGGTCGCTCATGGTGGTGCCGCTGGTGTTGCTCATTCAGGACCCCACACTGTTCGAAGCCACCGGCGCCACCATTCCCATTCTGGCGGCCATTGCCGTGGGCGTGCCGGCGTTCAACGCGCTGATGTTCACCATTCACAACGGCGTGGCCCTGCTGTTTCCTGCGTGGGTGCGACTCGGCACCGAAGCCCGCGGATTCGAAACCATGGGACAGAACCTGCTCACCACGGGCGCCACGGCCTTCGTGGCTGCCGTCGGTCTGGTGTTTCCCGTGGGCGCGGCGCTGCTCGTGCTCTGGCTCACCAATGACTGGGGCGGCTGGTCCCTGCTCCTGGCCACCACGCTGGCCAGCCTCGTCATTGCGCTGCAGCTGTGGCCCGTGCTGCGCTGGCTGGGCACCGTCTTCGAAAACACCGACGTCAACGACGTGGCTGCTTCGCTCTGA
- a CDS encoding ABC transporter ATP-binding protein — protein MIEVSGYSKQYGDTLAVNSLSFTVAPGDVLGLVGPNGAGKTTTLRALAGILQPTSGSIRIAGVDMQQDPVAAKSRLAFIPDEPALFDYLTVEEHLRFVARLYGVADAESRIPGLLEELELTAKRDALPTELSRGMKQKLAIACGLLHQPRVLLLDEPLTGLDPVGIRRMKETIQARAREGTAVVLSSHLLHLVEELCTRLLVIRRGEAVAFGTIDDVVTARPDLEGRTLEEMFIALTG, from the coding sequence GTGATCGAAGTCTCCGGCTATTCCAAGCAGTACGGCGACACCCTCGCCGTGAATTCCCTGTCTTTCACAGTAGCACCCGGCGATGTCCTGGGTCTCGTGGGCCCCAATGGCGCCGGCAAGACCACAACCCTGCGCGCGCTGGCCGGCATCCTCCAGCCCACGTCGGGGAGCATTCGCATTGCCGGTGTGGACATGCAGCAGGACCCGGTGGCCGCGAAATCCAGGCTCGCCTTCATTCCCGATGAACCGGCGCTCTTCGACTACCTCACAGTCGAGGAGCATCTGCGCTTCGTGGCCCGCTTGTATGGGGTGGCTGATGCCGAGTCGCGCATTCCGGGGCTGCTGGAGGAGCTGGAGCTCACCGCCAAGCGCGACGCGCTGCCTACCGAACTTTCGCGCGGCATGAAGCAGAAGCTCGCCATCGCCTGTGGCTTGCTGCATCAACCGCGTGTGCTCCTGCTCGACGAACCGCTCACCGGTCTCGACCCGGTGGGCATCCGGCGCATGAAGGAGACCATTCAGGCGCGCGCGCGTGAAGGCACCGCCGTGGTCCTCAGCTCCCATCTGCTGCATCTGGTGGAAGAACTCTGCACCCGTCTGCTGGTCATTCGCCGCGGCGAAGCCGTGGCCTTCGGCACCATTGACGACGTGGTCACCGCGCGGCCCGACCTCGAAGGACGCACGCTCGAAGAAATGTTTATCGCGCTCACGGGCTGA
- a CDS encoding EAL and HDOD domain-containing protein, translating to MPVSDVDVTPPPTAQHVFIARQPIFDARNKRVAYELLYRANQEATHAGTDVSPALMCGDTALHALLSIGLDRLTGGTTAFVNVTEEHLTGELYKIFDPKAVVLELLESIDGTPAVVDACARAVADGYVLALDDYDGRGSLDALLPYVSIVKVDVLPVPDVRVMRDMVQRLRAHEITVLAERVETPEVLQAARDVGFELFQGYVFSKPETLDGRAVNVQQATVFHIMALLNEPDATDTMVEEAFRSHPSLSLSLLRIVNSASFGGRGVDSIPYAIRLVGREALSRWMLIMLVASVGSRSAVAHEAVVEALVRGRFCEVVTAHGAHGDPAARFLVGLLSRMDRLLGLPMEQVLERLPVSDDVRDALLHARGPHATVLLLADAYENADWPLVDTLSGNMELPSLYAEAVQWANTRLAAVTAR from the coding sequence ATGCCCGTTTCCGATGTCGACGTGACGCCGCCACCGACGGCGCAACACGTATTCATCGCTCGTCAGCCCATCTTCGACGCACGCAACAAGCGTGTGGCGTACGAGCTGTTGTACCGGGCCAATCAGGAGGCCACACACGCCGGCACCGATGTCTCACCGGCTCTCATGTGTGGTGACACGGCGCTGCATGCCCTGCTGTCCATCGGTCTGGATCGGCTCACCGGTGGCACGACCGCGTTCGTGAATGTGACCGAAGAGCACCTCACGGGCGAGCTGTACAAGATTTTCGATCCGAAGGCGGTGGTGCTGGAGCTGCTCGAGTCCATCGATGGCACGCCGGCGGTGGTGGATGCCTGCGCCCGCGCCGTGGCCGATGGCTATGTGTTGGCCCTCGATGACTATGACGGGCGTGGGTCGCTGGATGCGCTGTTGCCCTATGTGTCGATCGTGAAGGTGGACGTGCTGCCGGTGCCCGATGTGCGCGTGATGCGCGACATGGTGCAGCGCCTGCGCGCGCATGAGATCACGGTGCTGGCCGAGCGGGTGGAAACGCCCGAGGTGCTGCAGGCCGCACGGGACGTGGGCTTCGAGCTGTTCCAGGGCTATGTGTTCAGCAAGCCGGAGACACTCGACGGCCGCGCGGTGAATGTGCAGCAGGCCACGGTGTTTCACATCATGGCGCTGCTCAATGAGCCCGATGCCACCGACACGATGGTGGAGGAGGCGTTCCGCAGCCATCCGTCGCTGAGTCTTTCGTTGCTGCGCATTGTGAACTCGGCCTCGTTCGGCGGGCGTGGTGTGGATTCCATTCCCTACGCCATTCGCCTGGTGGGACGTGAGGCGCTGTCTCGCTGGATGCTCATCATGCTGGTGGCCAGCGTGGGGTCGCGCAGCGCGGTGGCGCACGAGGCGGTGGTGGAAGCGCTGGTGCGTGGACGTTTCTGCGAGGTGGTCACGGCACACGGTGCGCACGGTGACCCGGCGGCGCGCTTCCTGGTGGGCCTGCTCTCGCGCATGGACCGCCTGCTGGGCCTGCCCATGGAGCAGGTGCTGGAGCGTCTGCCGGTGAGCGACGACGTGCGCGATGCGCTGCTGCATGCACGCGGGCCGCACGCCACGGTGCTGCTGCTGGCGGATGCCTACGAGAACGCCGACTGGCCGCTGGTGGACACGCTGTCGGGCAACATGGAGCTGCCGTCGCTGTATGCCGAGGCGGTGCAGTGGGCCAACACGCGACTGGCGGCGGTGACGGCGCGGTAG
- a CDS encoding 6-bladed beta-propeller: protein MSKLDAELPKGADHATGSSVASRLEIMTRRRALGIVRQCLISAGLLGCTTVVVNAQGSIRVVQPQEYKKEARATPPDGASWFLTAINDLAVDSAGRIYVLERSDQTIRVFSPSGKHLKALGRRGDGPGEFRNARALVVRSGSLWVLDYGNSRVTAFGLAGTTVRTFSLNPAVRGVASVAGVTARGFLVYVNNQGAAEATSQALGGQAPALFVSTDSRGQVLDTVATSWERRQTLRFSVIPADIKTTRSAGQVNRAQPFVQQAHWVMSGDGVALVTLGPVSFRGLGSEELRLSYLSLTGDTLKSKRVDLPRFPLTDRDVNKLVDSLAMPFLIKGNIRVQGDRRMIRDSLVRTSYWPSTSSMLMGEDGSLWLKSPRPSGEGGDTYWVLSKEGETEARVTLPKGFRLVRASRAEAWGWSTDEDGSPVVERYRLSKPIEAAASRR, encoded by the coding sequence ATGAGTAAGTTGGATGCGGAGCTGCCGAAAGGTGCCGATCACGCGACCGGGAGCAGCGTAGCATCGAGACTCGAAATCATGACGCGCCGACGCGCCCTGGGCATCGTTCGTCAATGTCTGATATCTGCAGGACTCTTGGGATGCACCACGGTGGTGGTGAATGCTCAGGGTTCTATTCGTGTGGTCCAGCCACAGGAGTACAAGAAGGAAGCAAGGGCGACTCCACCGGACGGCGCGTCGTGGTTTCTCACCGCCATCAATGATCTCGCCGTGGACAGCGCAGGTCGGATCTATGTTCTGGAGCGGTCCGACCAGACCATTCGTGTCTTCAGTCCTTCTGGCAAGCACCTGAAGGCGCTCGGTCGTCGCGGAGATGGTCCAGGCGAGTTTCGCAATGCTCGGGCGCTTGTCGTTCGCTCGGGTTCATTGTGGGTGCTGGATTACGGCAACTCGCGCGTAACGGCATTTGGTCTTGCGGGTACCACCGTTCGCACGTTCTCACTGAATCCGGCGGTTCGTGGCGTTGCGTCCGTTGCCGGCGTTACAGCTCGTGGCTTTCTGGTCTACGTCAACAATCAGGGAGCAGCGGAGGCCACTTCTCAGGCGCTTGGTGGTCAAGCTCCAGCCTTGTTCGTCAGCACTGATTCGCGTGGACAGGTACTCGACACGGTTGCCACGTCCTGGGAAAGGAGACAAACGCTTCGCTTCAGCGTCATTCCAGCTGACATCAAGACAACACGCAGTGCCGGGCAGGTGAATCGCGCGCAGCCGTTTGTCCAACAAGCCCACTGGGTAATGAGCGGAGATGGAGTAGCTCTTGTCACCCTTGGTCCAGTCTCGTTCAGAGGGCTCGGTTCCGAGGAGCTCCGGCTCAGCTATCTGTCGCTGACCGGTGACACACTCAAGTCCAAACGTGTCGATCTCCCGCGCTTTCCGCTAACTGATCGTGATGTCAACAAGCTCGTCGATTCACTGGCAATGCCGTTTCTCATCAAGGGGAATATTCGCGTGCAGGGTGACCGACGCATGATTCGAGACTCTCTGGTGCGTACCAGCTATTGGCCATCAACTTCCAGCATGCTGATGGGCGAAGACGGCTCGCTGTGGCTCAAGTCGCCGCGGCCGAGCGGCGAGGGCGGTGACACCTATTGGGTGCTCAGCAAAGAGGGCGAGACCGAGGCCCGTGTGACATTGCCCAAGGGATTCCGCCTGGTTCGCGCGTCTCGCGCTGAAGCATGGGGCTGGAGTACAGATGAGGACGGTTCTCCAGTAGTCGAGCGCTATCGCTTGTCGAAGCCAATTGAAGCCGCCGCATCACGAAGGTAG
- a CDS encoding D-Ala-D-Ala carboxypeptidase family metallohydrolase, producing the protein MAPGLPTPSCGSFTRTSSNPYYGYSQLTVNSPHSWAIIRSPLQIGSNATYGLARWIVEIDGVPRTLNSVYRCPHKNAQVGGAPSSRHMAGDAVDLDVSSNGYDEWKVYADAAWRAGASYVEPTNLPCGTNCTHADWRNR; encoded by the coding sequence ATGGCGCCTGGGCTCCCAACGCCTTCCTGCGGATCGTTTACTCGCACATCGTCAAATCCCTACTATGGATACTCGCAACTGACGGTTAACAGTCCACACAGTTGGGCAATCATTAGGAGCCCGTTGCAGATAGGTTCTAACGCGACCTACGGACTGGCTCGGTGGATTGTCGAGATCGATGGAGTTCCCCGCACCCTCAACAGCGTATATCGATGCCCGCACAAGAACGCGCAGGTTGGTGGTGCTCCGAGCAGCCGGCACATGGCTGGTGATGCCGTAGACCTTGACGTTTCGAGCAACGGGTACGACGAGTGGAAGGTGTATGCTGACGCAGCGTGGCGAGCAGGGGCATCCTATGTTGAACCTACCAACCTACCTTGCGGAACCAACTGTACCCATGCCGACTGGAGAAATCGATGA
- a CDS encoding flagellar motor protein MotB, whose amino-acid sequence MAARGGKKVVIVKKKIVGGGGHHGGSWKVAYADFVTAMMAFFMVMWILGMDDKTKQAIEGYFANPVGYKKGFGAGSSPLSSGSSPSAIQKTPMRMIVRTTEQRTFETLRRSILDKLAENDSLKKLNAVVDVQVTNEGLRIELIESGKGDVYFPIGSAKMNAATMLTLQLVGAELREMENKIVLEGHTDGARYGSDGAYGNWELSTDRANAARRVLQSTGVAANRVVEVRGYADTKPRVLNDPMAPANRRISILLPFTATPETAPNAESLAAQKADSLIANIAQPLRKGY is encoded by the coding sequence ATGGCGGCTCGCGGCGGCAAGAAGGTCGTCATCGTCAAGAAGAAGATCGTGGGCGGCGGGGGCCATCATGGTGGCTCCTGGAAGGTGGCCTACGCCGACTTCGTGACGGCCATGATGGCCTTCTTCATGGTGATGTGGATCCTCGGCATGGACGACAAGACCAAGCAGGCCATCGAGGGCTACTTCGCCAATCCCGTGGGCTACAAGAAGGGCTTTGGCGCCGGTTCGAGCCCGCTGTCCAGCGGCAGCTCGCCGTCAGCCATCCAGAAGACACCCATGCGCATGATCGTGCGCACCACCGAGCAGCGCACCTTCGAGACGCTGCGCCGCAGCATTCTCGACAAGCTGGCCGAGAACGATTCGCTGAAGAAGCTCAATGCGGTGGTGGATGTGCAGGTCACCAACGAGGGGCTGCGCATCGAGCTCATCGAGTCGGGCAAGGGCGACGTGTACTTTCCCATTGGTTCGGCCAAGATGAACGCCGCCACCATGCTCACCCTGCAGCTGGTGGGCGCCGAGCTGCGCGAGATGGAGAACAAGATCGTGCTGGAAGGCCACACCGACGGGGCTCGGTATGGCAGCGACGGTGCGTACGGCAACTGGGAGCTGTCCACCGACCGTGCCAATGCGGCGCGGCGCGTGCTGCAAAGCACCGGTGTGGCCGCCAATCGTGTGGTGGAAGTGCGTGGCTACGCCGACACCAAGCCGCGTGTGCTCAATGACCCCATGGCCCCGGCCAACCGCCGCATCTCCATTCTGCTGCCCTTCACTGCCACGCCGGAAACGGCGCCCAACGCGGAATCCCTCGCGGCGCAGAAGGCTGATTCGCTCATCGCCAACATCGCCCAGCCGCTGCGGAAAGGGTACTGA
- the motA gene encoding flagellar motor stator protein MotA encodes MFVIIGLVVVFGSVIGGYVMHHGKIAVLIQPNEFIILGGAALGTLIIGNPPAVLKACVSQMLGLLKPNPYGAKAYAELLQVLYEVFQKARKDGLVGLEAHIENPESSDIFQKYPSFMANHHAVSLLCDTLKVLLTGTVEDHNLADILDVDLEKHHHEAMLAPHAITTVGDAMPGFGIVAAVLGVIITMGSIGGAASEIGEKVAAALVGTFLGILLAYGVFGPLAKAMETRLHAEHDYMLCIRTALLSFARGDAPMTAVEFSRRNIEPHERPSFSELEELTRKKAA; translated from the coding sequence GTGTTTGTCATCATCGGCCTCGTCGTCGTCTTTGGATCTGTCATCGGTGGCTATGTCATGCACCATGGCAAGATCGCCGTGCTCATCCAGCCGAACGAGTTCATCATCCTCGGCGGCGCGGCCCTGGGCACGCTCATCATCGGCAACCCCCCGGCGGTGCTGAAGGCCTGTGTCAGTCAGATGCTCGGCCTGCTCAAGCCCAACCCCTACGGAGCCAAGGCCTACGCCGAGCTGCTGCAGGTACTCTACGAGGTCTTCCAGAAGGCCCGCAAGGACGGCCTCGTGGGCCTCGAGGCGCACATCGAGAATCCCGAGTCCAGCGACATCTTCCAGAAGTACCCGTCGTTCATGGCCAACCACCACGCCGTCTCGCTGCTCTGCGACACGCTCAAGGTGCTGCTCACCGGCACGGTGGAAGACCACAATCTGGCCGACATCCTCGATGTCGATCTCGAGAAGCACCACCACGAGGCCATGCTGGCGCCGCACGCCATCACCACGGTGGGTGACGCCATGCCCGGTTTCGGCATCGTGGCCGCCGTGCTCGGCGTGATCATCACCATGGGCTCGATCGGTGGCGCAGCCTCCGAAATCGGCGAAAAGGTGGCTGCCGCCCTCGTCGGTACCTTCCTCGGCATTTTGCTCGCCTATGGCGTGTTCGGTCCCCTGGCCAAGGCCATGGAGACCCGTCTGCACGCCGAACACGACTACATGCTCTGCATCCGCACCGCGCTGCTGTCGTTTGCGCGTGGTGATGCGCCCATGACGGCCGTGGAGTTCTCGCGCCGCAACATCGAGCCGCACGAGCGTCCGAGCTTCAGTGAGCTCGAGGAACTCACGCGCAAGAAGGCGGCCTAA
- a CDS encoding carbon storage regulator, which translates to MLILGRREGESILIDGGIRIVVVSCDRGGVRIGIEAPGSVKILRGEIADQVAKENQRAATAPVSPEFMASLGLGAPVKPSA; encoded by the coding sequence ATGCTCATTCTCGGACGCCGCGAAGGCGAATCCATTCTCATCGACGGCGGCATTCGCATTGTCGTGGTCTCCTGCGACCGCGGCGGCGTGCGCATCGGCATCGAAGCGCCGGGGTCGGTCAAGATCCTGCGTGGCGAGATCGCCGATCAGGTGGCCAAGGAGAACCAGCGGGCCGCCACGGCGCCGGTGAGCCCCGAGTTCATGGCGTCGCTCGGCCTCGGCGCACCCGTCAAGCCGAGCGCCTGA
- the flgK gene encoding flagellar hook-associated protein FlgK: MNAGVFSVARSALLVHQTALQTISQNIANAETPGYSRQEAQLAANTPVNFTYGAVGTGVSVTNIIRKRDILLDDAFRSATGLDGDAGMRRDLLSQLEAVFGEPNDAGMANALDQFWNSWSDLSAQPGSLAARAVVQQRGRQLSQMFNDFDTQLTTLRTSNLERLSNAVGNINSLAQQVAELNVRIVSSESNGNMANDLRDMRDLKLDELSRVAGTRVINQANGSVTVQIGNSVLVEGDSATPLSVNYETITPTPTFPVTDVPVRIRLGSNPDRLAPLSGELGAMVDFLNTEIPASRTRLDAMADQLVTAVNNVHSTGYLFPTGTVPGTAAGNFFQPATVAVPVRASNLRLHADILADPRNISASGSISGPSDNTVAQGLASLRISPNTVTYTGPNGATETGSFSTFFRGLVTRVGIQTQSATDQAGVTATLVEQAERRRQSVSGVSTDEELVNMLRVQQSYQAATKLIKAAEEMLDTLLNLV, encoded by the coding sequence ATGAACGCCGGAGTGTTCAGCGTCGCCCGCTCGGCCCTGCTCGTGCATCAGACCGCGCTCCAGACGATCTCGCAGAACATCGCCAACGCGGAGACGCCGGGCTACTCGCGCCAGGAAGCACAGCTCGCTGCCAACACCCCGGTCAACTTCACGTACGGGGCCGTCGGCACCGGCGTGAGTGTCACCAACATCATCCGCAAGCGCGACATCCTGCTCGACGACGCCTTCCGCTCGGCGACAGGACTCGACGGCGATGCCGGCATGCGTCGCGATCTGCTCTCGCAGCTCGAGGCCGTGTTCGGCGAGCCCAATGATGCGGGCATGGCCAACGCGCTCGATCAGTTCTGGAACAGCTGGAGCGACCTGTCGGCGCAGCCCGGCAGTCTTGCCGCACGCGCCGTCGTGCAGCAGCGCGGCCGACAGCTTTCGCAGATGTTCAACGACTTCGATACGCAGCTCACCACGCTGCGCACGTCGAATCTCGAGCGACTCAGCAACGCGGTCGGCAATATCAACTCGCTGGCCCAGCAGGTGGCCGAGCTCAACGTGCGCATCGTGTCGTCGGAATCGAATGGCAATATGGCCAACGATCTCCGCGACATGCGCGACCTCAAGCTCGACGAACTCTCGCGCGTGGCGGGGACGCGGGTCATCAACCAGGCCAACGGTAGCGTCACCGTGCAGATCGGCAACTCGGTGCTGGTCGAAGGCGACTCGGCCACGCCGCTGTCGGTGAACTACGAGACCATCACCCCGACGCCGACCTTCCCGGTCACGGACGTGCCGGTGCGCATCCGGTTGGGCTCGAATCCCGACCGACTCGCGCCCTTGAGCGGTGAACTGGGCGCGATGGTCGATTTCCTCAACACCGAAATCCCGGCCTCGCGCACACGGCTCGATGCCATGGCCGATCAGTTGGTGACGGCCGTGAATAACGTGCACAGCACGGGCTACCTGTTTCCGACAGGCACCGTGCCGGGCACCGCCGCCGGCAACTTCTTTCAACCGGCCACGGTTGCGGTACCAGTGCGCGCGTCCAACCTGCGCCTGCACGCCGATATCCTGGCCGACCCGCGCAACATCTCGGCCAGCGGCTCCATCAGTGGCCCGTCGGACAACACGGTCGCGCAGGGGCTCGCGTCGCTGCGCATCAGCCCCAACACCGTCACCTACACGGGCCCGAACGGTGCCACCGAAACGGGTTCCTTCTCGACTTTCTTCCGCGGCCTGGTCACACGCGTCGGCATCCAGACGCAGTCGGCCACCGACCAGGCGGGCGTGACCGCCACGCTCGTGGAACAGGCGGAGCGTCGTCGCCAATCGGTCAGCGGCGTCAGTACCGACGAAGAACTGGTCAATATGCTGCGCGTGCAGCAGTCCTATCAGGCGGCCACGAAGCTCATCAAGGCCGCCGAAGAAATGCTCGACACGCTGCTCAACCTGGTCTGA
- a CDS encoding flagellar protein FlgN: MSRPAVPSTALLDTLHDALVSERRLLDDLIAQMRRQRAAVASDDIQGVDDSTFATHRILATLGQARQRRRQLNVLLGGSEDCTLRELEELLGAQVDDRFRDARVRLQQAADVLTREVGMNRKLLREALSNTDQHVRTLVGAPVAPSTYGAEGLAPTTPGAPRGVLFNRAV, translated from the coding sequence GTGTCCCGCCCCGCCGTGCCATCCACGGCGTTGCTCGACACACTCCACGACGCGCTCGTCAGCGAGCGGCGACTGCTCGATGATCTCATCGCGCAGATGCGTCGCCAGCGCGCGGCCGTGGCCAGCGACGACATCCAGGGTGTCGACGACAGCACCTTCGCCACGCATCGCATTCTCGCCACGCTCGGCCAGGCGCGTCAGCGCCGCCGCCAGCTCAACGTGCTGCTGGGTGGCAGTGAAGACTGCACACTGCGCGAGCTCGAAGAACTCCTCGGTGCGCAGGTGGACGACCGCTTCCGCGACGCCCGTGTGCGCCTCCAGCAGGCCGCCGACGTGCTCACACGCGAAGTGGGCATGAACCGCAAGCTGCTGCGCGAAGCGCTGTCCAACACGGATCAGCACGTGCGCACGCTCGTTGGCGCACCCGTGGCGCCCTCCACCTATGGCGCCGAGGGGCTTGCCCCGACCACGCCGGGCGCGCCGCGCGGCGTGCTCTTCAACCGGGCGGTGTGA